A genomic window from Colletotrichum destructivum chromosome 7, complete sequence includes:
- a CDS encoding Putative signal transduction response regulator, receiver domain, CheY-like superfamily → MASSINTLLPEGNDGTSPPRAEQHDSSALPIKTTTTTTTTTTTTTTTMTTESPPIKVLVAHDNKVNQKIFSRYFKLLGHDVEIVSDGKEAFETYKKNPERYQGILMKTAMPVMNGMESTRLIREFEREKNLEPCSIVWTVACVLSTRKDLVQKYAVNDTLRWPAKMGEFVRILNGAGIPTALPEAYKP, encoded by the coding sequence ATGGCGTCCTCAATCAATACTTTGCTCCCTGAAGGGAACGACGGCACGTCACCTCCGCGAGCAGAGCAACACGATTCAAGTGCTCTGCCCATtaagacgacgacgacgacgacgacgacgacgacgacgactacgacgacgatgacgacagAGTCGCCGCCCATCAAGGTCCTTGTTGCCCATGATAATAAAGTCAACCAAAAGATATTTTCCAGGTACTTCAAACTTCTTGGCCACGACGTCGAAATCGTATCCGACGGCAAGGAAGCTTTCGAGACTTACAAAAAGAACCCCGAGAGATACCAAGGCATCCTGATGAAAACTGCCATGCCAGTCATGAACGGCATGGAATCCACGAGACTCATTCGCGAGTTCGAACGGGAGAAGAATCTGGAACCGTGCAGCATTGTGTGGACTGTGGCTTGTGTGCTATCGACACGCAAGGACTTGGTGCAAAAGTATGCCGTCAACGACACATTAAGGTGGCCTGCGAAGATGGGCGAATTCGTCCGCATCCTAAATGGGGCGGGCATCCCAACAGCGCTCCCAGAGGCGTACAAACCATGA
- a CDS encoding Putative amino acid/polyamine transporter I: MAATAKGQDGHLQKRFSKLTMIGMAFAILKSVLTADPYGKEPMLTCKSTWISLAGSIGLVMPSGGSVSFVYGFIFCVLCNICLSSSVGELASLYPTAGGQYHYAYALSTPKWRRMTSFFVGWVNIAGWLTLNTTAAYFGARFLAAAAVAASGGAYQISQWSTYLMFVAVSIIGVFLNIFAYPILNRWNEGALYWSLISVVVISIVLLATSPKMDAEFVFTNFSNTTGWSDGTAWMLGLLQSALSLIGFDAVAHMTEEMPHPSKDAPQAMVGAVLVGGTTGIAFILVMLFCAVDIDVLLASPTQSPLTEMILQATRSKAAATVLSVAVALCFVNGANGCVTSGSRLVWAMARDDGTPFSKYLSHLHPKLNVPVRAILVQAVFNLLFGLLYLGPEVAFNAYIASCTLFLNLSYAMPVMILLVRGRQMVTANPPEFTLGRGLFGYIVNWTSVLFVLVTSIFFCFPPAIPVNVSTMNYVTAVVGIFVVYAISLWFIKKKSYNGPKFELILGEELPVANPIIQELASGKGADFLPHDKN, from the exons ATGGCCGCGACAGCCAAAGGCCAAGATGGCCACCTGCAGAAACGGTTCTCCAAACTGACCATGATTGGCATGGCCTTTGCCATTCTGAAGTCCGTTTTGACAGCCGACCCATATGGAAAGGAACCAATGCTGACTTGTAAAAGCACTTGGATATCTCTTGCCGGCTCCATCGGTTTGGTAATGCCATCCGGGGGATCCGTCTCCTTCGTTTACGGGTTCATCTTCTGCGTTCTGTGCAACATTTGCCTGAGCTCCAGTGTCGGGGAGCTGGCATCGCTCTACCCGACAGCCGGGGGGCAGTATCACTATGCATACGCCTTGTCAACCCCGAAgtggaggaggatgacg AGTTTCTTCGTTGGATGGGTCAACATTGCCGGTTGGCTCACGCTCAACACCACGGCCGCATACTTTGGAG CACGCTTCCTCGctgcagcggcggtggccgcCTCTGGTGGTGCCTATCAGATTTCGCAATGGAGCACCTACTTGATGTTCGTCGCAGTCTCTATCATCGGCGTGTTCTTGAACATCTTTGCCTACCCGATCCTTAATCGATGGAACGAGGGAGCTT TGTATTGGTCCTTGATCAGCGTTGTTGTCATCAGCATCGTTCTGCTCGCGACATCGCCCAAGATGGATGCTGAGTTCGTCTTCACCAACTTTTCCAACACCACCGGCTGGAGTGACGGTACTGCGTGGATGCTTGGTCTTCTCCAGTCCGCCCTGAGCTTGATCGG ATTCGATGCCGTGGCTCACATGACGGAAGAGATGCCTCATCCGTCCAAGGATGCCCCGCAAGCCATGGTCggcgccgttctcgtcggTGGCACAAC CGGAATCGCCTTCATTCTCGTCATGCTCTTCTGTgccgtcgacatcgatgTTCTTCTCGCGTCGCCCACGCAGAGCCCCCTCACGGAAATGATCCTGCAAGCCACGCGCAGCAAAGCAGCCGCCACTGTTCTCAGCGTTGCTGTGGCTCTCTGCTTCGTCAATGGCGCCAATGGTTGTGTCACATCTGGCAGCCGTCTGGTTTGGGCGATGGCCCGCGATGACGGCACACCTTTCTCGAAATA CCTATCGCACCTTCATCCAAAGCTGAACGTCCCTGTTCGGGCAATCCTTGTTCAAGCAGTCTTTAATCTCTTGTTTGGCCTCCTTTACCTCG GCCCTGAAGTGGCTTTCAATGCCTACATAGCAAGCTGCACTCTTTTCTTAAACCTCTCCTACGCGATGCCAGTCATGATTCTCCTCGTCAGAGGCCGACAAATGGTAACGGCCAACCCACCCGAGTTTACACTAGGCCGGGGCCTTTTCGGTTATATTGTGAACTGGACGTCGGttctcttcgtcctcgtgACCTCCATC TTCTTCTGCTTTCCTCCAGCGATTCCAGTCAACGTCTCCACCATGA ATTACGTCACGGCCGTGGTTGGAATTTTCGTTGTCTATGCCATATCCCTGTGGTTTATCAAAAAGAAGTCTTACAACGGCCCCAAGTTCGAActcatcctcggcgaggagcttCCTGTGGCAAACCCTATCATCCAAGAGCTTGCATCAGGGAAAGGAGCAGATTTCTTGCCACATGATAAGAACTGA
- a CDS encoding Putative class II aldolase/adducin, with amino-acid sequence MIGSGLETGRIGVGAWSPPFDAITPFPILIGVLESLQKTNNTLPPQRNMSSLQRSAALQGHFRKFIDGSHILHLHQVVDAYGHLSFRHPFRPDTFVMSLNIAPAQVSSPEDLIAYKVEDAEPVQETTLPGFAERRIHSEIYKRHPEVNAVVHSHSEAVVPYTISGVPLRAVSHMCGFLGPDGLPVFDAADHMQKDDLPDLLVRTEAMGAALAKHFDDGNKVTLMRGHGFTVVADRIELAVMRAVYTQKNAGIQTTALMLQGVTGTTGGGVKGLSKEECAGSDQTTRWSMMRPWNLWVREVEVNNLYVNSA; translated from the coding sequence ATGATTGGATCGGGCCTAGAGACTGGCCGGATTGGTGTTGGCGCTTGGTCCCCCCCGTTCGACGCCATCACTCCGTTTCCAATCCTCATCGGCGTCTTGGAATCTTTGCAAAAGACAAACAACACACTGCCGCCCCAACGCAACATGTCTTCTCTCCAACGGAGCGCTGCTCTTCAAGGCCATTTCCGGAAGTTCATCGACGGCTCTCACATCTTACACTTGCACCAAGTCGTCGACGCGTACGGCCACCTTTCATTCCGCCACCCGTTCCGTCCGGACACATTCGTCATGTCTCTCAACATCGCCCCGGCCCAGGTGTCCTCGCCCGAAGACCTCATCGCGTACAAGGTCGAAGACGCGGAACCGGTCCAGGAGACCACCTTACCAGGCTTTGCAGAGAGGCGAATCCATTCGGAGATCTACAAGCGGCACCCGGAAGTCAACGCCGTGGTCCACAGCCACTCGGAAGCCGTCGTCCCCTACACCATCTCGGGCGTCCCTCTCCGAGCCGTCAGCCACATGTGCGGATTCCTCGGCCCCGACGGCCTTCCAGTgttcgatgccgccgaccaCATGCAAAAGGACGACCTCCCGGATCTGTTAGTGCGCACGGAAGCCATGGGGGCCGCGCTGGCGAAGCACTTTGACGACGGTAACAAAGTCACGTTGATGCGCGGGCACGGGTTCACAGTCGTGGCAGACCGCATCGAGCTGGCCGTGATGCGCGCGGTCTACACGCAGAAGAACGCCGGCATTCAGACCACGGCGTTGATGCTCCAAGGAGTGACCGGGACCACAGGTGGTGGTGTAAAGGGGTTGAGCAAGGAAGAGTGCGCCGGATCCGACCAGACCACCAGGTGGTCGATGATGCGGCCTTGGAACCTGTGGGTAAGAGAGGTAGAAGTCAACAATCTGTATGTAAATTCTGCCTAG
- a CDS encoding Putative carbon-nitrogen hydrolase gives MAATTGEQKFKVALIQTRPKVLDAEHNFAHASEQIRLAATQGASLAVLPEYHLTGWAPDEPSFALSAEDASRYQQRYRRLAAELHINICAGTIVSHAPKSQKNNTNDAASKNPILLNTSYFIDHDGQLLGAYTKTNLWIPERDHLTSSIDYAHKMSVDEGTPAATGPHQVFDTPLGPVGILVCWDLAFPEAFRQLVLAGAKVIIMPSYWTLSDMSKEGLAYNANCERMFVENTLTTRAFENTAALIYCNATGPPEQGFFGCSQVALPIVGKVPGSFNDGEEGMRLVDVDMRVVEIAERNYQIRKDLKRVDWHYGYSKGAKL, from the exons ATGGCAGCGACTACGGGAGAACAGAAGTTCAAGGTTGCCCTGATACAGACACGTCCCAAG GTTCTTGATGCGGAACACAACTTTGCGCACGCCTCAGAGCAGATTCGCCTGGCAGCAACACAGGGGGCTTCACTGGCTGTCCTGCCCGAGTATCACTTGACTGGATGGGCGCCGGATGAGCCGTCATTCGCACTGAGCGCAGAGGATGCCTCTCGCTACCAGCAGCGATACCGGCGATTGGCGGCAGAACTACACATCAACATCTGCGCGGGCACCATCGTCTCACACGCGCCAAAGAGCCAGAAGAACAACACAAACGACGCAGCTTCCAAAAACCCAATTCTTCTCAACACGTCCTACTTCATCGACCACGACGGCCAGCTGCTTGGCGCGTACACCAAGACCAACCTCTGGATCCCTGAACGAGACCACCTGACCTCGAGCATCGACTACGCCCACAAGATGAGTGTCGACGAGGgcacgcccgccgccactgGACCTCATCAGGTCTTCGACACCCCCCTCGGCCCCGTCGGCATCCTTGTCTGCTGGGACCTCGCATTTCCCGAGGCATTCCGACAACTCGTCCTCGCGGGGGCCAAGGTCATCATCATGCCCTCGTACTGGACCCTTTCGGACATGAGCAAAGAAGGACTGGCATACAACGCCAACTGCGAACGGATGTTTGTGGAGAACACGCTCACCACGCGCGCGTTCGAGAACACTGCCGCCCTCATCTACTGCAATGCGACCGGGCCGCCAGAACAAGGCTTCTTTGGATGCAGTCAGGTAGCCTTACCCATCGTGGGCAAGGTTCCCGGGAGCTTTaatgacggcgaggaggggatgCGTCTGGTAGACGTCGACATGCGGGTGGTTGAGATTGCGGAGAGGAACTATCAGATCAGAAAGGATTTGAAGCGGGTTGATTGGCATTATGGGTATTCAAAAGGGGCCAAGTTGTGA
- a CDS encoding Putative zn(2)Cys(6) fungal-type DNA-binding domain, fungal transcription factor translates to MLPSPRKTITRSRNGCAVCKSKRLKCDEAKPRCSRCQRLGISCPGYQKPLRWNTPSRPSRGDALSPRSTESDSARHSPRNTVAGLPLVFESEKDLSDVDFFNQFTDLNTPGSIEFQDTSSIEPIFASSNALFRGESPTSPSFPDTASCLQSCTTNTNCWWPSIVTGGAEATTTSMVGRSRPPIPWSTPRLETPLSPVLQDKSSILVEYYFKEVCGMMSCYDSKLNPYRTTISNLWGSSPSLYYVTQSMAAACLSEVSPGFAAVSGRLRDQAVGSLWNESRVGPTETSSLLALVMLGFSLCWHDPSRLGQSEFELLAETVAHLEAPSNSLTPVDKQKRLFFHNSLVYWKMLLSFVTDDDLPSLSTSHVVQPRPSFETIQSNSRMPHPQTGIGVEIQELVAQVGSLVRKERRRIRKRQHSSRHDIEQSINAIRSAEQLQARLCEIELPGEVAVIDSGDDMTPTDHLLKAAEAYRCTGLLQLYRNFPDLVSHGTSPVNPTSPSTWLDASGDANLNSPEGSRVTLDTWLTSLALHVLDLVEEIPISSRSRSIQPLLLVSICSELSLSRTFASTPSMKESSVVSILSSPRMKQSPTFTDVLHARRLIISRLSSFEGILAAKPIRQMLKLVKETWACMDDQQADIYWIDVMMEKGYETLMG, encoded by the exons ATGCTGCCCTCACCGCGCAAAACCATTACTAGGTCTCGCAACGGATGTGCTGTTTGCAAGTCAAAGAGG CTTAAATGTGACGAAGCCAAGCCCCGTTGCTCACGTTGCCAAAGACTTGGAATCTCATGTCCCGGATACCAGAAGCCACTGAGATGGAATacgccctcaaggccatccCGCGGCGATGCTCTGTCCCCAAGGAGCACTGAGTCTGATAGTGCTCGGCATTCGCCCAGAAACACCGTTGCCGGCCTCCCGTTGGTCTTTGAATCCGAAAAAGATCTTTCCGACGTGGACTTTTTCAATCAGTTCACGGACTTGAACACCCCCGGGAGCATCGAGTTCCAAGACACAAGCAGCATAGAACCGATCTTTGCGTCTTCAAATGCGCTCTTCCGTGGAGAAAGTCCAACTTCTCCCTCATTCCCAGATACAGCCTCGTGCCTCCAGTCTTGCACAACCAATACAAACTGTTGGTGGCCCAGTATTGTTACAGGCGGCGCAGAGGCTACTACTACTAGCATGGTTGGTCGTTCTAGACCCCCAATTCCCTGGTCGACACCTCGCCTCGAAACGCCGCTCTCGCCTGTCTTGCAAGACAAGTCGTCGATACTGGTGGAATACTACTTCAAGGAGGTTTGCGGCATGATGTCCTGCTATGACAGCAAGTTGAACCCCTACAGGACGACTATTTCGAACCTCTGGGGCAGCTCGCCCTCCCTGTACTATGTTACCCAGAGCATGGCAGCAGCCTGTCTTTCCGAGGTGTCACCAGGTTTTGCCGCAGTGAGCGGTCGCCTCCGTGACCAAGCGGTCGGCTCTTTGTGGAACGAGAGTCGGGTCGGCCCAACGGAAACATCATCTCTGCTGGCTTTGGTCATGCTTGGCTTCAGTCTCTGTTGGCACGACCCCAGTAGACTCGGTCAGTCCGAGTTTGAGCTTCTGGCCGAGACGGTTGCTCACCTCGAAGCCCCGAGTAACAGTTTGACGCCGGTCGACAAGCAGAAAAGGCTCTTCTTCCATAATTCTCTAGTCTATTGGAAGATGCTGCTGTCATTCGTCACTGATGATGACTTGCCTTCCTTGAGCACCTCTCACGTCGTTCAACCACGGCCATCATTTGAGACAATCCAGAGTAATTCAAGGATGCCGCATCCGCAGACAGGTATTGGCGTTGAGATTCAGGAACTCGTCGCCCAAGTTGGCTCTCTGGTCAGAAAGGAGCGCAGACGGATTCGGAAACGCCAGCATTCATCGAGACATGACATTGAGCAGTCTATCAACGCTATTCGAAGCGCGGAGCAGCTCCAGGCCAGACTGTGCGAAATAGAGCTCCCAGGGGAAGTAGCAGTTATCGATTCGGGCGATGACATGACACCTACGGATCATCTGTTGAAAGCAGCCGAGGCATACAGATGTACCGGGCTGCTTCAACTCTACCGGAACTTCCCCGATCTCGTCTCGCATGGCACGTCGCCCGTCAATCCTACGAGCCCTTCAACTTGGTTAGACGCGTCTGGAGACGCTAATCTCAACTCGCCTGAAGGTTCTCGAGTAACCCTGGATACATGGCTAACTAGTCTCGCCCTCCACGTGCTCGATCTTGTGGAGGAGATTCCGATTTCCTCACGATCGAGGTCTATCCAGCCacttctcctcgtcagcatCTGCAGCGAACTCTCACTCAGTCGTACTTTtgcgtcgacgccgtccatgAAAGAAAGCTCCGTGGTGAGCATTCTCTCCAGTCCGAGGATGAAGCAATCACCCACATTCACCGACGTCCTCCACGCGAGACGACTCATAATATCAAGGCTGTCGTCTTTCGAGGGTATTTTAGCTGCTAAACCAATACGACAAATGCTGAAGCTCGTTAAGGAGACTTGGGCCTGTATGGACGACCAACAAGCTGATATATACTGGATTGATGTCATGATGGAAAAGGGATATGAAACGTTGATGGGCTGA
- a CDS encoding Putative transcription initiation factor IID, subunit 13, histone-fold yields the protein MEPRFRQEIQQMMYIAGETQDASIQTIKLIEDIIRDQVVHILKTAHDLAARRGSRIISNADIIFQVRHDNARIERLRTFLTWKAIRKAVKDSDDKEGFVDEAELDDGAVLSSVDDAPASRAKFPAVAFPWDVSSLFSEQVAEFGQDDLMDVSSSEAALEKLRKNDERTRDMTVAEYATWSEYRHASLTYRKAKRFREWSGLGVIAENKPNDDVMDILGFLTSEMVQNLTAEALRVQGQEMGHNEKGALTGSGSDLVQKPRGLFAEPEGVRKAVDEKHVRKAFQRLQALPKKRRALLHGRRPASSLSLL from the exons ATGGAACCTAGATTCAGGCAGGAGATTCAACAG ATGATGTACATTGCGGGAGAAACACAAGATGCCTCCATCCAAACCATTAAGCTCATTGAGGACATCATCCGAGACCAAGTCGTTCACATA CTAAAGACAGCACACGACCTCGCGGCCCGTCGTGGGTCTCGCATCATCTCCAACGCCGATATCATCTTCCAAGTTCGTCACGACAACGCTCGTATCGAGCGCCTCCGCACTTTCCTCACCTGGAAAGCAATAAGAAAGGCCGTCAAAGACTCGGACGACAAGGAAggcttcgtcgacgaagccgaattggacgacggcgccgttctCAGCTCGGTAGATGACGCCCCGGCCAGCAGGGCCAAATTCCCTGCCGTTGCGTTTCCTTGGGACGTATCGTCCTTGTTCTCCGAGCAAGTGGCCGAGTTCGGCCAGGACGACCTCATGGACGTCAGCAGCAGCGAAGCCGCTCTTGAGAAACTGCGCAAGAACGACGAGCGGACCCGGGACATGACGGTCGCCGAGTATGCCACGTGGTCGGAGTACCGTCACGCGTCGCTGACGTATCGCAAGGCGAAGCGGTTCAGGGAGTGGTCCGGCTTGGGCGTCATCGCAGAGAACAAACCCAACGATGATGTGATGGATATTCTGGGTTTCTTGACCAGTGAGATGGTACAGAATCTCACGGCTGAGGCATTGAGGGTGCAGGGACAAGAAATGGGCCACAACGAGAAGGGCGCCTTGACCGGCTCTGGCTCAGATTTAGTTCAGAAGCCAAGGGGCTTGTTTGCCGAGCCCGAAGGGGTGAGGAAGGCTGTCGACGAGAAGCATGTTCGGAAGGCGTTTCAACGGTTACAAGCATTGCCGAAGAAGCGACGAGCTTTGTTGCATGGTAGGAGACCTGCTTCTTCACTTTCTCTGCTCTAA
- a CDS encoding Putative alpha/beta hydrolase-1: MASAQQLTLPDGRILSYDLSGPDSKPVVLLANSLSAPFTLWDRVVKVLHDNGFRTLRFDQPGHGKSSAPAGLDTEFETIADDVHFLVTSLRVDRLFAWVGVSMGAATSFYFVTKYPGLVHKVAICDTISSSPKLAGVEDAFGPRAKAAGEAGDMREQVEQTMDRWFGADWIKANPDEAGRARAIMNQTTVEGFQTCCHALRSDKFDIRPLYERVGSGVDDALLVVGEKDANLPQAMKEMRDKVETGFRAAGKDNKIELKVIAKAGHVPFVDNFEQFTEVILGYLKD; encoded by the coding sequence ATGGCGTCCGCACAGCAGCTCACACTCCCCGACGGGCGGATCCTTTCATACGACCTGTCGGGCCCAGACTCGAAGCCCGTCGTGCTGCTGGCCAATTCGCTTTCGGCACCGTTCACGCTTTGGGATCGCGTCGTCAAGGTTCTCCATGACAACGGCTTCCGCACGTTGCGCTTTGACCAGCCCGGCCACGGCAAGTCGTCAGCGCCAGCGGGCCTCGACACGGAGTTCGAGACgatcgccgacgacgtgcACTTCCTCGTCACGTCGCTCCGGGTCGACAGGCTGTTTGCCTGGGTCGGCGTGTCGAtgggggcggcgacgagcttctACTTTGTCACAAAGTACCCGGGCCTCGTGCACAAGGTGGCCATCTGCGACACCATCAGCTCGTCGCCCAAGCTCGCCGGGGTCGAGGACGCGTTCGGCCCGCGGGCCAAGGCGGcaggcgaggcgggcgacaTGCGCGAGCAGGTCGAGCAGACGATGGACCGCTGGTTCGGCGCCGACTGGATCAAGGCGAAcccggacgaggcgggccGCGCGCGGGCCATCATGAACCAGACGACGGTCGAGGGCTTCCAGACGTGTTGCCACGCGCTGCGGAGCGACAAGTTCGACATCCGACCGTTGTACGAGAGGGTGGGCTCGGGGGTCGACGATgcgctgctggtggtgggcGAGAAGGACGCGAACCTGCCGCaggcgatgaaggagatgCGGGACAAGGTCGAGACGGGGTTCAGGGCGGCGGGCAAGGACAACAAGATCGAGCTCAAGGTGATTGCAAAGGCGGGCCACGTTCCGTTTGTCGACAACTTTGAGCAGTTTACAGAGGTGATCCTGGGGTATCTCAAGGATTGA
- a CDS encoding Putative FAD-binding domain, FAD/NAD(P)-binding domain superfamily, with translation MLDIAIIGGGIAGLTTAIALRRAGHTATIYERSALNNEMGAAINVQPNASRPLLALGMDPARARLVVAEGSRRVRGDTLEPVHELDLGAIGEKHGSPWYFAHRVDLHQELKRMATTNDGGPLITFKLRSEVTRYDPEGARFSLRDGTVISSDLVVVADGIHSGGVEAILGSPNPAFPAAHDNFCYRFLIPMADVLSDPATAELFDGAAGSVRMFLGDGKRIVTYPCRDGEVLNCIGIFHDEVGSSSKEDWHNSVDKSLLAARFSNFHPSVLSLLDKASEVKQWPLLYRAPIPRWRKGRMVLIGDAAHPMLPHQGQGGAQAIEDGVALGVCLSNITSGADVPERLEVFERIRRNRASAVTIFSNAAQDEAEKIREAASRFVPADRIPTNPEGFYDFHFDYDIIEDSVKHMRTLHPGFKLPDSFLQRQASN, from the exons ATGCTCGACATCGCaatcatcggcggcggcatcgccggTCTCACGACCGCAATCGCGCTCCGGCGAGCGGGCCACACCGCGACCATCTACGAGAGGTCGGCGCTGAACAACGAGATGGGCGCCGCGATCAACGTGCAGCCCAACGCGTCGCGTCCACTGCTTGCGCTCGGAATGGACCCCGCGCGCGCCAGGCTCGTGGTGGCCGAGGGCAGCCGGCGGGTGAGGGGGGACACCCTGGAGCCGGTTCACGAACTCGACCTGGGCGCTATCGGGGAGAAGCATGGCTCGCCGTGGTACTTTGCACACAGGGTCGACCTGCACCAGGAGCTGAAGCGCATGGCCACGACGAACGACGGCGGGCCGCTCATCACGTTCAAGTTGAGGAGCGAGGTCACGCGCTAC GACCCTGAAGGGGCTCGGTTCAGTCTTCGCGACGGAACCGTCATTTCCTCCGATCTAGTCGTTGTCGCAGATGGCATccacagcggcggcgtcgaggccatccTCGGATCCCCCAACCCTGCGTTCCCCGCGGCGCACGACAACTTTTGCTACCGGTTCCTCATCCCGATGGCAGATGTGCTTTCCGACCCGGCCACGGCCGAGTTATTCGACGGCGCAGCGGGTAGCGTGCGGATGTTTCTCGGGGACGGGAAGAGAATAGTGACTTATCCATGTCGAGA TGGCGAGGTTCTTAACTGCATCGGCATCTTTCACGATGAAGTCGGATCATCAAGTAAAGAAG ACTGGCACAACTCCGTCGACAAGTCTCTTCTAGCAGCCCGCTTCTCCAACTTCCATCCCAGTGTGCTCTCACTTCTCGA CAAGGCGAGTGAGGTGAAGCAATGGCCACTGTTGTACAGGGCGCCTATCCCGAGGTGGAGGAAAGGCAGGATGGTTCTCATTGGAGATGCCGCCCATCCCATGCTTCCCC ACCAAGGTCAAGGGGGTGCACAGGCtatcgaggacggcgtcgccctcggtgTCTGTCTGTCGAACATCACTTCAGGGGCCGACGTTCCGGAAAGGCTCGAAGTTTTCGAGCGCATCCGCAGGAACAGGGCCAGCGCGGTGACAATCTTTAGCAACGCGGCACAGGACGAGGCGGAGAAGATCAGAGAGGCCGCCTCTCGGTTTGTCCCGGCCGATCGTATTCCGA CAAACCCAGAGGGCTTTTACGACTTTCACTTCGACTACGACATCATCGAGGACTCGGTGAAACACATGCGGACGCTACATCCGGGTTTCAAGCTCCCAGACTCGTTTCTCCAGCGCCAAGCCAGCAATTGA
- a CDS encoding Putative cytochrome P450 — translation MALFSLGLLNTLGLVIGLAIFYYLGNVVYLLFFHPLAKFPGPIWMRISRAPFCYKLCVGSLPFDMLDLHKKYGPVVRIAPDELAFHDSRAWKDIMGHKTQSGAEMEKSMRFYRAVPNAPADIVSSGREEHSTLRRSLAHGFSERSMRDQQPMIKGYVDLLIKRLHEHGANGGKALDLAAWYNYTTFDVIGDLAFGESFGCLDGSDYHPWVKAIFQMARVGTVLQTGTHYPFVLKLFMALIPEKVKREQSQHDEFTEAKLRRRMDLGQERPDLLEGLLRKKDEWVCIPLPRFPRFRGGTNERVQNMSFDKLKANSSILIIGGSETTATLLSGATYYLLMNPDALKKLTDEIRSTFKDESEIDFQSVSNLPYLLACLEEALRLYPPVPIGLPRVVPKGGANIADHYVPEDTTVSIYQWAMYHSEKNFRDPFGFHPERWLQDPAFATDNKEAFQPFHVGPRNCIGRNLAYVEMRLILTRVLWNFDIKIADDSTDWAPKQKIYLLWEKGPLNAYLTPVQRS, via the exons ATGGCGCTGTTTTCTTTGGGATTGCTCAACACTTTGGGCTTGGTTATCGGTCTC GCCATCTTCTACTACCTAGGCAACGTCGTCTACCTCCTCTTCTTTCACCCGCTCGCCAAGTTCCCCGGCCCGATATGGATGCGCATCTCCCGTGCGCCGTTCTGCTACAAGCTGTGCGTGGGCTCGCTGCCCTTCGACATGCTGGATCTGCATAAGAAGTACGGCCCCGTGGTGCGCATCGCCCCCGACGAGCTGGCATTCCACGACTCGCGCGCTTGGAAGGATATCATGGGCCACAAGACGCAGAGCggcgccgagatggagaagtCAATGAGGTTCTACCGCGCCGTCCCCAACGCGCCGGCCGACATCGTCAGCTCCGGCCGCGAGGAGCACTCCACCCTGCGCCGCTCGCTGGCCCACGGCTTCAGCGAGCGTAGCATGCGCGACCAGCAGCCGATGATCAAGGGCTACGTCGACCTGCTGATCAAGAGGCTTCACGAGCATGGCGCaaacggcggcaaggcgcTGGACCTCGCGGCCTGGTACAACTACACGACCTTTGACGTGATCGGCGACCTCGCCTTTGGTGAATCCTTCGGGTGCCTGGACGGCTCCGACTACCATCCGTGGGTCAAGGCGATTTTTCAGATGGCGCGCGTCGGTACAGTGTTGCAGACGGGCACCCACTACCCTTTCGTCCTGAAGCTcttcatggccctgatccCCGAGAAGGTGAAGCGTGAACAGTCGCAGCACGACGAGTTCACCGAGGCAAAGCTGAGGCGGCGCATGGATCTGGGCCAGGAGCGGCCGGACCTGCTCGAGGGACTGCTGAGGAAGAAAGATGAATGGGTGTGTATCCCCCTTCCCCGGTTCCCGAGGTTTCGAGGTGGGACTAACGAGAGGGTGCAGAACATGAGCTTTGACAAGCTGAAGGCCAACAGCagcatcctcatcatcggcgggTCCGAGACCACGGCCACTCTGCTTTCCGGCGCGACCTACTACCTGCTCATGAACCCCGACGCCCTCAAGAAGTTGACCGACGAGATTCGTTCCACCTTCAAGGACGAGAGTGAAATCGACTTCCAGTCCGTCAGCAACCTGCCCTACTTGCTCGCATGTCTCGAGGAAGCGTTGCGTCTGTATCCTCCCGTCCCGATCGGACTGCCCCGCGTTGTCCCCAAGGGAGGCGCAAATATCGCCGACCACTACGTTCCCGAGGAT ACAACTGTTTCCATCTATCAATGGGCCATGTACCACTCCGAGAAGAACTTCCGCGACCCCTTCGGCTTCCACCCTGAGAGGTGGCTGCAGGATCCGGCTTTCGCGACCGACAACAAGGAGGCCTTCCAGCCGTTCCACGTTGGGCCCCGTAACTGCATTGGCAGAAA CCTGGCTTACGTTGAGATGCGTCTTATCCTCACCCGCGTCCTCTGGAACTTCGACATCAAGATTGCCGATGACAGCACCGACTGGGCTCCCAAGCAAAAGATCTACTTGTTGTGGGAGAAGGGCCCTCTGAATGCCTACCTGACGCCGGTTCAGCGTTCTTGA